The genomic segment GGGAGGCGCCGCCAGCGATGCACTGTTTCGAAGGGCCCGAAGTTGAGCGTCAGGTACTCCACACTGTCCGAGCAGCTGTGGTCGAAGTCCACGCTCGGGGCTACCTTAGACCGCGCACCGCctgccaggcccccagccccgATCTGGCCCCCAGTGCTGCCCGGTCCAGCCATCCCGGGTCCACGCCGGATCCGCCGCGCTGTCTGCAGAACTCGCGGCCACCGCCCCGGGCCGCCTAGAGGAACCACATTTCCCGGCGAGCCCTGCGCTGTCGGCGCGGCACTTCCGACCAGCGCTGCACTTGCGGCCTTTCGCTCTTCCCGGCAACCCTAGAGCTGGCCAAGAGACCGCCGGCGAGTGCAGGGTTGGGTTGCTGCGTGGCAAGCGTGGGACTTTCTGGGGACTGGCGCTGGGCTGCCCCTTCTAGTGAATGTGGTGTCCCGTCCCCAACGCCTCGTAACTGCTCTTCCCCGGTGCCTCCCAGGCCCACACCAAACGAAGACCCGCGGTGGGCTCGCAGTTCCCGGCATGCCCTGTGTCTGGGCGTGACTCTGGCCTGGATTGTTCGCCGCTGTTAGGATCTCACATGCAGGGTTCCGGGCTCGCAGCGGCCTCTGCAGGCGGCTCAATGCTCCCTTTCCTGCTAGCGCCCCCAGCCCTGACCCCCCGCATTTCCCCTCATTCCTTGGCGTTCTTATTGACTAGGAGGCAACGCGGCGAGGAGCCTCTGGATTCTCATTCCTACTTAGCAGGGCCTCAGCTGCTTCACCTCCAACATGGGAATTGAGAATGCTCCAGCTATGAAAGGCATGGGGTCTGTCTCAGGACACAGCTCCCAGAGCCGTAAGTGGTTAAATGCCCCAAAGTGTCAAGAATGAGCCACCTCTGAAGGAGCATTTACTATCTCAAGACTTTTGGGCGTGTTGTCCCTTCTACCTGTAGTACCCTTCCTTCAAAATTCAGAGCCAAAAGCAAAAAAACCTTCCCTGATCGCAGAGGGGGAGAGAGATGTGGGAGGGCAGGGGGCACAGAATCAGTTGCTACCTTCTCTGGGTGTTCACAGGCCAAATTTCCTTGGTGTGGCACCTAGTAGTGTGTGATTGTGCCTGTTTCCCTGTGGTCTGGCCCTATACCTGTTGGCCCAATTACGCTGGGAGTCATACACATCTGCAAATGTGTGCGTTTTAATTTTACAGTAATGTCTAACATGTTGTCGGGTCCTTCAGGGGACCAGTCccaaaagaaggagaagagacagGGCCTGTCCTGCCTCTGGGGCCCGCTGTCAGTGGCAGCAGAGGCCTTGAGGGTTGAACATCTTCTGGAGGCTGCAGAGGCCTCCCTGGAGGGGAGTCAGGTGGCTGGAGGCAAGCACTGGGAGGGCTCAGGTTCTGACCTGGGGGATCCTGGGACTGGAGATTGGCACCTGCCCCCAAGGCTTGGCCTCTGCCCCTGGTGCCCCCGCCCCTGTGCCTGCCCAAGTCTACTGCATGTAAGCTCAGGATCCTTTCCCTGTAAGCCAAGACATGTCACCAGTCCTGCAAGAATGAGGGGAAGAGAGGTCAGGACAGAAGAAAGCCTCTCCACTCTGGGCACCCAGAGCAGCTGGCCCTTGAGGACAGCAGGGGGTCTGTTCTGTGCCAGACCCTGGTGCCCAGCAGGGAGATGTACTTGGATAGATGGAGATAGACCATTGGGTGGAGGGTCTGGGCTGAGATGGGAAAGGCTCAGAATGGTCAACATGAAGGACACGTACTTGCTGTGCAGCACAAACAGCCTTCAcgaaggcaagagagagaaacagaaggccACGGAGAGAGCATGTCATTTATCATGTCCCCTTCTGGTCCTCCATTGTTTCCAGCTTGAAGCCTGCCCCTGTCTCGTAGCCCCCCCAGTGGCCTCCAGGCTGTCCCCAGTCCCTCCCAGAGGGTGAATCTCATTGGCACCACACCAGGATGAGGGAACTGGCTGGTGCTGAGTGACCCCTAGAACCACCCCAACATCTCTATGAAGGGTATATCCAGGGCATCACTAGCTGTGTTTCCCATCTAGTTTCTATTGGGCTCAGCACAACCACGTCCAGTTAGATGTCCCAGGCCTGGTGATCACCCATGCATTGGGCCCTGACCCCTCCCCACACCACTGGCCCTGCCGGGGGATACACACCCCATCCCTTCCATCCACTGTAAGCACATAACCAGCCTACTCCCAAACCATAATCCTCCCTATAGTCCTGGAAGCCTCAGGTGATGCAAACCAACAGTGAGGGGAAAAGCCCTGGAAGGCTGTGGGGGTAGCTGGCAGTCATGGGCAGCTTAGCCAGTCCTCCAGGGAACTACTCCCCGGTCCAGGCCTcccacacccacactcactccACTTCCCGCTTCCGGATGGCACGGCCTGAAGCCAGCACCTCAGCAACCTTGGACACGATAGGATCGTAGTTCATGCTGGCCACGGCAATCACCTCGTCGCCTCTGCAGGGAGAGGATGGCCAAGCCTGAGGACTGCCAGGCAGTAGCCCCTTTTTGAAAACCCTGATGCACTGCTGTCCATCTGGGGCCCAGGGAAGGACCTAGCCCAGGGCAACAGGAAATGCACCCAGCCCTCCCTGCTTTGCACGTTGCGGCTTGACCATGCACAAGCTTCAGGCTTTCCTAGGGAAGCTCCAGCAGTCTTCAGCGGGGCTCAGGGCTGGGCTGTTTTTCTGGGATTTTGCCTGGGATGAATTCCCCTTCCCGACTGAGCTCCCGCTGCTTCGCGCCCACACTGCATCCTGATGCTCTCACTTAGTGTAAAAAGCCACAAACTTCAGCTCCTCCAGATCCCCCTGGATGATGACGTCGTCGAAGCTTTCTCCATAGCCTGTGGGCCGGGCAGGTGGGTGGCACCCGCGTGAGCcggggaagggaaggagacttCACAGGATCCCCTCCTAACCCCACCCAGGCCCTGCTCCATACATCCTTTTAGGTAGTTCCTAGCCTCACCCCTAGCGAATTCTTATTGGCCTCTCCTTAGTGCGGTCATAGCTCTGCCCCTAGGTTTCCAGCCCCGCCCCATATCCAAGCTCCGCCCCTAATACACTCGGTCCCGACCCCATCCGAGGCCACGGGGTTACCCGTGTAGCGCAGACTCTTGCCAAACATGGCGGTCCAGAGGTAGGGCACGGTGCTGATCTCCGCCTCCTGCGCCAGCATGTTCTGAGCTGCCACGCGCCCTGCGGGACCCAGGGCTGTGAAAACCCCGACTCTCGCCCTTACCACTCCCACAATACCTGCTCCTGATGCTGTGAGGACCCCTGAAACGTGTGGCTCCTCCTCCTGGTCTCCCCAGAGGTCAAGAGACATCATTGCTCAGCCCGCTGCCCACTTGCACCTGCAGCTGACTGGTGCAGGGGAACACCTGACTGAAAGCTAGGCACTTGATTGATTCCCTAGAGAATCTGAATAAAGTGCCCTGCCTCTGGAAGGTCTGTTTCTTGGGGTTGGGGGACTACTCCACCATTTCAGCTGTGCACTTGGCTGATAAGTAGCCTTGGTTACTTACAGCCTAGCAACAACTTTAGACTTTGTACTTGGAcagaaattggtaccaggagtggggtttCAAGCTGCAAACCCTCAGGTGTACaggcagagggaaggggaggtgggcaTAGAGAAGTCCCTTGTCCCAGGCTGCAAGTCTGGCAGTCCTCTCTCTGAGGACGTGGGGCAGCTAATGTCATGGCATCTGCAGCTTAGGGTCCCAGACCAGGTGTGCACCATGGGCAAGGCTTGGGGGACTTAGTGGACAGCAAACATGAGGAGGGGAAAGCTATTCTTCAGAAAGCACAGTGTCTCCACTGAGCCCAGGTTTCTGGGCTTAGATGCCACTTTGGGGACCTACATGAAGCAACTGAGTTCACGGAGACAGTTGAGTGGCCCAAGGGAAACAGAGGCATGAGGTATGAAGATGACCCATtcaacccctccctccctccccaggttGATTAGGAATTCGGCAGAATATATGTCCTTGAGGACAAAAAGGGAGAGACTAGCAGAAGGAAAACTGAAGTTGAGAAGCTGTGGCTGGCTCAATGGGGTGCCATTCTGTGTGCTGACTGGATCGCCAGGATGAGGTTGGCCAGAGAACCCACATCAGAGCTTTGTTGCCTAACACAGTGTCCAGGACCCAAGGTCAGCAACTGAGGCATGGGCATGGGGACACTGAGATCCTGAGACTCCCCCACACCCCTCCACGTACTTCGGGACTGGCCATACCCTGAGCATGAGCCATCTGCCAGTGTGGAATGTTCACTTTCCGGTTGTTCCTCCAGGCAAGGGGGAAGGTGACGGCATCACCAGCTGCGAACACGCCTGGGACATTGGTCTGCATCATCTGTAGAGAGAGGGCCCAGGGCTCCAAGGGTGCAACAGGGGCCCTGACCTGAACCTCCTGACACACCCAGCCAAGACCAGGCCCTCCCCACCCAGCGCCATCTGCCCCACCTTGTTGACAGGGATGAAGCCTCGGGAATCCAGACTGATGCCGCTCTGCTTCAGGAAGCCCGTGGCAGGCACCGCACCTGACCAGACAGAGGCCTGTGTCCGCTCCCCAGTCCTTCCCTTCTGCATAGTCACTCTCCACACCCCACACCCTGCATGTGGTGTGCCAGCCCCAGACTGATCATCCAGGGGCCGCCCACCTGTGGCCTTCATGCACCCCGGCCCACTACCTGGGCTTCCACAGACCCCAGTGCCTCCCACAAGACCTCAGGTATTGCATCCTCCCAGAAGTGTTCCACGATGCCCTTAAGTGGGGGGTGGGGCAGCATGCCATACCTCCTCAGCCCCTGCTGGTGTTacctcccagctcagcccctcCCCAGATTGGCACCTCAGCTGGAGCAGGAGCCAATTCAAGGCTTGTCTGTCAACTCTCGAAGGGCATGGAGAGGAGTGTTACTGGGCTGCAGGCACTGGGAGCATCCTCTATGCAAGGCCTGGGCTGAGCCCAGAACACACCTTCCCCAACAGCTCCGTGAAGTGGGGGCGGTTGGggtccccatttgacagatgtggTGGAAACTGAGGTTCTGGGAGGGGAAGGGACTAATGCAAGGTCACATGTGAGCATGTGCAGACGACTGTGCTGGTTCATGCCTGCCTGCCCACACAGCCACTCACCAATGCCCACCACGCAAACATCAGCCCGCACGACCTTGCTGCTCTTCAACACAACCTCCTTCAGCTGTGGGGAGTTGGTGGGTGAACAGGTGGGCCCAGCTCCCAGGCTAGGAGACAGAGGACAGAAAGCggcagggagaagggagaagggccCACCTTTCCCTCCTGGGCCCGCAACTCCGACACCTCCGTCTGCATGTAGAATTTCACCCGGTTGTTCTCAAACATCTGTCAGGCAAATGGGCAGGTGGGCGGTGAATGAGAGCCCAGCtagaggccaggctgggcccCAGGGCTCTGAGGCGCTGGGTACTGGGGTGGACTCACCTTCATGAGGGCACGACCTACGCGCTCCCCCAGGAACCTCCTGAAGGGCGTCTCCTCCAGCTCCACCACAGATACAGAGTGGGCCTTCTCCGTCAGGTAAGCGGCCACCTCCATCCCTGGTGGTGGGCAGGGGGTGGCAGGCTGGTACCCTGCACCTCCCTGGGCCAGAACTTCCCTGGAACTGTCCATGATGACCTGACCACCACCATCCACACCGCCCACTACCTCTCACCCAGAAAGCCAGCTCCTACGACGACCACATTGCGGCCTCGGGCCAGCCTCACCACGCGATTGGCATCCTCTGGCGTCCGGATGGTAAACACATTCTCCACCTCTTTGCCTTTGCAGCTCAGAGTCTTGGGGCTGAGACATGGCAGCATCAGCGAAGGCCTCctggcagccccagccccatccaGGCCAGTGGCCTGCCCAGTATCCAgtgaaggggaagagggagaCCCTCCTACCTGCTCCCTGGTGCCAGCAGTAGCTTGCTATACTCCAGCTTGAAGCCATCCTTGAACACCACCTTCTTGTTTCTCACGTCCACTGTGACCACCTGCAACCCCCGCCAGGCAGAGCATAAGCTTGGGCATGGGCCTGGACCTTGCTGCCCGCTCCCGGGTCCTGTCGTACACCCAGAGCCCAGCCACAGCTTCTGAGAAGCCCCCACTGGAGCAGATCCTGCCACCTGGGCTTTGTTCTTTAAGCTCCAGCCACCACCTTCTCTTCAAAccctccttgccctcccaagTCCCACCAGGCTCTCCTATCCAGCCTTGATCGTTCATTTCCACACACCCTGGGGCTCTGTGTGTGCCCACGACCCACTGAGAAGCAGCACATTGCTGTTTCCCAAGGCTGGGGCACCTCCCAGGTGCCTGGGCAGTAAGGCCAGGAAGAGCACCGAGCCTCCACCCAAGGGGCCCACACAACCTCAGggttcctgccttccctccctgggGCCTGTTTCCTAACCCCATACCTGAGCCTCGGTGAGCACCTCGATGCCATAGGCTCGGAAAAACTCCTTGGGCCTCAGGGCCAGCTGCTCAGGCTGTGTGTCCAGGGACTGCAGGAGACAGACAACTTGAGAGGAGCCAGTTTACAGCAGAAGACCCTGGTGCCCAGGGAAGGTGGGGCCAGCCCCAGCCACAGGGGCTGCAGGACAGAACTCAGCAAACCCAgatctggccaggcacaatgactcatgcctgtaatcccaacactttgggagtccctggcaggaggatcgcttgagcccaggagttcaaggccagcctgggcaatgtgacaaAACCTCCTCTCTGCAAAGCATAcgaaatattagccaggcatggtggtgcacacctgtagtctcagctacccgggtggctgaggtgggaggatcgtttgagcctgggaggtggagggtgacgctgcagtgagctgtgagacaggcactgtactgcagcctgggtgacagagcaagatcctgtctcaaaaaaagaaaagccaggaccggtggctcacacctataattctagcactttgggaggctgaggcaggtggattgcctgaactcaggagttcaagaccagtctgggcaacatggcaaaaccccatctctactaaaaatacaaaacattagccaggtgtggtggtgcacacctgtaatcccagctactctagaggctgaagcatgaaaatcgtttgaacccagaaggtggaagttgcagtgagctgagatagagccactgcactctagcccgtgacagagcaagaccctgtctcaaaaaacaacaatgaaaaaaaaacttagattTTTGGGGGGCACCATGCACAGGCCTAGCATAAGCAGAGAGGGAAGCTGGCCAGGCCCCCATGGGGTGACGAGCAAGGCTCAAAGTGGGCTTGACTGAGAGGGATAGGGTCCCTACATACCCCACCCCCTACCTTGCTGAGCTTGGGACGGTCATAGGGAAGATGCCGGTCTAGCGTGCACAGGACGATCCGGTCGGAGAATCCCTCCTGCCGCAGTGTCTCTGCACACACCAGGCCAGCTGCACCTGAGGGGAGGGGCCCATGGGTCAGGGACCATGTCTCTCCAGCCCCATCTCCCACCCTGCTCCTCATAACTCCACTACCAACCTGCACCCACAATGAGCACGTTGGTG from the Callithrix jacchus isolate 240 chromosome 1, calJac240_pri, whole genome shotgun sequence genome contains:
- the AIFM3 gene encoding apoptosis-inducing factor 3 isoform X1 encodes the protein MGGALGLRQLPICAPACQPSSGHSPWAAASPSPNQWSSRLRWCCLRRSEARRSCRPVGRAAPGPTRATARPDTSTRRSACPPLTPTPALRTAWRLLSATSRTSRMAMLRFPRMREVELGWGKVLLVKDNGEFHALGHKCPHYGAPLVKGVLSRGRVRCPWHGACFNISTGDLEDFPGLDSLHKFQVKIEKEKVYVRASKQALQLQRRTKVMAKCISPSAGYSGSTNVLIVGAGAAGLVCAETLRQEGFSDRIVLCTLDRHLPYDRPKLSKSLDTQPEQLALRPKEFFRAYGIEVLTEAQVVTVDVRNKKVVFKDGFKLEYSKLLLAPGSSPKTLSCKGKEVENVFTIRTPEDANRVVRLARGRNVVVVGAGFLGMEVAAYLTEKAHSVSVVELEETPFRRFLGERVGRALMKMFENNRVKFYMQTEVSELRAQEGKLKEVVLKSSKVVRADVCVVGIGAVPATGFLKQSGISLDSRGFIPVNKMMQTNVPGVFAAGDAVTFPLAWRNNRKVNIPHWQMAHAQGRVAAQNMLAQEAEISTVPYLWTAMFGKSLRYTGYGESFDDVIIQGDLEELKFVAFYTKGDEVIAVASMNYDPIVSKVAEVLASGRAIRKREVELFVLHSKYVSFMLTILSLSHLSPDPPPNGLSPSIQVHLPAGHQGLAQNRPPAVLKGQLLWVPRVERLSSVLTSLPLILAGLVTCLGLQGKDPELTCSRLGQAQGRGHQGQRPSLGGRCQSPVPGSPRSEPEPSQCLPPAT
- the AIFM3 gene encoding apoptosis-inducing factor 3 isoform X2, with the protein product MGGCFSKPKPVELKIEVVLPEKERGKEELSASGKGSPRAYQGNGTARHFHTEERLPTPHPYPSPQDCVEAAVCHVKDLENGQMREVELGWGKVLLVKDNGEFHALGHKCPHYGAPLVKGVLSRGRVRCPWHGACFNISTGDLEDFPGLDSLHKFQVKIEKEKVYVRASKQALQLQRRTKVMAKCISPSAGYSGSTNVLIVGAGAAGLVCAETLRQEGFSDRIVLCTLDRHLPYDRPKLSKSLDTQPEQLALRPKEFFRAYGIEVLTEAQVVTVDVRNKKVVFKDGFKLEYSKLLLAPGSSPKTLSCKGKEVENVFTIRTPEDANRVVRLARGRNVVVVGAGFLGMEVAAYLTEKAHSVSVVELEETPFRRFLGERVGRALMKMFENNRVKFYMQTEVSELRAQEGKLKEVVLKSSKVVRADVCVVGIGAVPATGFLKQSGISLDSRGFIPVNKMMQTNVPGVFAAGDAVTFPLAWRNNRKVNIPHWQMAHAQGRVAAQNMLAQEAEISTVPYLWTAMFGKSLRYTGYGESFDDVIIQGDLEELKFVAFYTKGDEVIAVASMNYDPIVSKVAEVLASGRAIRKREVELFVLHSKYVSFMLTILSLSHLSPDPPPNGLSPSIQVHLPAGHQGLAQNRPPAVLKGQLLWVPRVERLSSVLTSLPLILAGLVTCLGLQGKDPELTCSRLGQAQGRGHQGQRPSLGGRCQSPVPGSPRSEPEPSQCLPPAT
- the AIFM3 gene encoding apoptosis-inducing factor 3 isoform X6, producing the protein MGGCFSKPKPVELKIEVVLPEKERGKEELSASGKGSPRAYQGNGTARHFHTEERLPTPHPYPSPQDCVEAAVCHVKDLENGQMREVELGWGKVLLVKDNGEFHALGHKCPHYGAPLVKGVLSRGRVRCPWHGACFNISTGDLEDFPGLDSLHKFQVKIEKEKVYVRASKQALQLQRRTKVMAKCISPSAGYSGSTNVLIVGAGAAGLVCAETLRQEGFSDRIVLCTLDRHLPYDRPKLSKSLDTQPEQLALRPKEFFRAYGIEVLTEAQVVTVDVRNKKVVFKDGFKLEYSKLLLAPGSSPKTLSCKGKEVENVFTIRTPEDANRVVRLARGRNVVVVGAGFLGMEVAAYLTEKAHSVSVVELEETPFRRFLGERVGRALMKMFENNRVKFYMQTEVSELRAQEGKLKEVVLKSSKVVRADVCVVGIGAVPATGFLKQSGISLDSRGFIPVNKMMQTNVPGVFAAGDAVTFPLAWRNNRKVNIPHWQMAHAQGRVAAQNMLAQEAEISTVPYLWTAMFGKSLRYTGYGESFDDVIIQGDLEELKFVAFYTKGDEVIAVASMNYDPIVSKVAEVLASGRAIRKREVETGDMSWLTGKGS
- the AIFM3 gene encoding apoptosis-inducing factor 3 isoform X5 → MGGCFSKPKPVELKIEVVLPEKERGKEELSASGKGSPRAYQGNGTARHFHTEERLPTPHPYPSPQDCVEAAVCHVKDLENGQMREVELGWGKVLLVKDNGEFHALGHKCPHYGAPLVKGVLSRGRVRCPWHGACFNISTGDLEDFPGLDSLHKFQVKIEKEKVYVRASKQALQLQRRTKVMAKCISPSAGYSGSTNVLIVGAGAAGLVCAETLRQEGFSDRIVLCTLDRHLPYDRPKLSKSLDTQPEQLALRPKEFFRAYGIEVLTEAQVVTVDVRNKKVVFKDGFKLEYSKLLLAPGSSPKTLSCKGKEVENVFTIRTPEDANRVVRLARGRNVVVVGAGFLGMEVAAYLTEKAHSVSVVELEETPFRRFLGERVGRALMKMFENNRVKFYMQTEVSELRAQEGKLKEVVLKSSKVVRADVCVVGIGAVPATGFLKQSGISLDSRGFIPVNKMMQTNVPGVFAAGDAVTFPLAWRNNRKVNIPHWQMAHAQGRVAAQNMLAQEAEISTVPYLWTAMFGKSLRYTGYGESFDDVIIQGDLEELKFVAFYTKGDEVIAVASMNYDPIVSKVAEVLASGRAIRKREVELFVLHSKTGDMSWLTGKGS
- the AIFM3 gene encoding apoptosis-inducing factor 3 isoform X4 — encoded protein: MGGALGLRQLPICAPACQPSSGHSPWAAASPSPNQWSSRLRWCCLRRSEARRSCRPVGRAAPGPTRATARPDTSTRRSACPPLTPTPALRTAWRLLSATSRTSRMAMLRFPRMREVELGWGKVLLVKDNGEFHALGHKCPHYGAPLVKGVLSRGRVRCPWHGACFNISTGDLEDFPGLDSLHKFQVKIEKEKVYVRASKQALQLQRRTKVMAKCISPSAGYSGSTNVLIVGAGAAGLVCAETLRQEGFSDRIVLCTLDRHLPYDRPKLSKSLDTQPEQLALRPKEFFRAYGIEVLTEAQVVTVDVRNKKVVFKDGFKLEYSKLLLAPGSSPKTLSCKGKEVENVFTIRTPEDANRVVRLARGRNVVVVGAGFLGMEVAAYLTEKAHSVSVVELEETPFRRFLGERVGRALMKMFENNRVKFYMQTEVSELRAQEGKLKEVVLKSSKVVRADVCVVGIGAVPATGFLKQSGISLDSRGFIPVNKMMQTNVPGVFAAGDAVTFPLAWRNNRKVNIPHWQMAHAQGRVAAQNMLAQEAEISTVPYLWTAMFGKSLRYTGYGESFDDVIIQGDLEELKFVAFYTKGDEVIAVASMNYDPIVSKVAEVLASGRAIRKREVETGDMSWLTGKGS
- the AIFM3 gene encoding apoptosis-inducing factor 3 isoform X3, with protein sequence MGGALGLRQLPICAPACQPSSGHSPWAAASPSPNQWSSRLRWCCLRRSEARRSCRPVGRAAPGPTRATARPDTSTRRSACPPLTPTPALRTAWRLLSATSRTSRMAMLRFPRMREVELGWGKVLLVKDNGEFHALGHKCPHYGAPLVKGVLSRGRVRCPWHGACFNISTGDLEDFPGLDSLHKFQVKIEKEKVYVRASKQALQLQRRTKVMAKCISPSAGYSGSTNVLIVGAGAAGLVCAETLRQEGFSDRIVLCTLDRHLPYDRPKLSKSLDTQPEQLALRPKEFFRAYGIEVLTEAQVVTVDVRNKKVVFKDGFKLEYSKLLLAPGSSPKTLSCKGKEVENVFTIRTPEDANRVVRLARGRNVVVVGAGFLGMEVAAYLTEKAHSVSVVELEETPFRRFLGERVGRALMKMFENNRVKFYMQTEVSELRAQEGKLKEVVLKSSKVVRADVCVVGIGAVPATGFLKQSGISLDSRGFIPVNKMMQTNVPGVFAAGDAVTFPLAWRNNRKVNIPHWQMAHAQGRVAAQNMLAQEAEISTVPYLWTAMFGKSLRYTGYGESFDDVIIQGDLEELKFVAFYTKGDEVIAVASMNYDPIVSKVAEVLASGRAIRKREVELFVLHSKTGDMSWLTGKGS